A region from the Tahibacter amnicola genome encodes:
- the acnD gene encoding Fe/S-dependent 2-methylisocitrate dehydratase AcnD: MNTAYRKPLPGTALDYFDARAAVDAIKPGAYAGLPYTSRVHAENLVRRCDPALLTDALTQLIERRRDLDFPWFPARVVCHDILGQTALVDLAGLRDAIAEKGGDPAKINPVVPTQLIVDHSLAVEYGGYDKNAFAKNRAVEDRRNEDRFHFIDWTKKAFKNVDVIPPGNGIMHQINLERMSPVVHAENGVAYPDTLVGTDSHTPHVDALGVIAIGVGGLEAENVMLGRASWMRLPDIVGVELTGRPQPGITATDVVLALTEFLRKEKVVGAYVEFYGEGASALTLGDRATISNMTPEFGATAAMFSIDAQTIDYLRLTGRDDAQVKLVETYARTAGLWSDDLRTAEYERTLAFDLSSVVRNMAGPSNPHKRLPTSALAERGIAGPWEDVPGQMPDGAVIIAAITSCTNTSNPRNVIAAGLLARNANARGLVRKPWVKSSLAPGSKAVQLYLEEAGLLPELEKLGFGIVAFACTTCNGMSGALDPAIQQEIIDRDLYATAVLSGNRNFDGRIHPYAKQAFLASPPLVIAYAIAGTVRFDIEKDVLGVDASGNPVTLKDIWPSDAEIDAIVASSVKPEHFRKVYEPMFRFAASHGEKISPLYDWRPQSTYIRRPPYWEGALAGERTLKGMRPLAVLGDNITTDHLSPSNAILPDSAAGEYLARMGLPEEDFNSYATHRGDHLTAQRATFANPKLLNEMVVVDGKVKQGSLARLEPDGTILRMWETIETYMDRKQPLIIIAGADYGQGSSRDWAAKGVRLAGVEAIVAEGFERIHRTNLIGMGVLPLEFKPGTDRKTLAIDGTETFDVIGTRQPRTDLTLVIHRRNGETVQVPVTCRLDTAEEVSIYEAGGVLQRFAQDFLESSASQAA; the protein is encoded by the coding sequence ATGAATACTGCCTACCGCAAACCGCTCCCGGGCACTGCCCTGGACTACTTCGACGCCCGCGCTGCGGTCGATGCCATCAAGCCCGGCGCGTATGCGGGCCTTCCATACACCTCGCGTGTCCACGCGGAGAACCTGGTGCGCCGCTGCGATCCGGCCCTGCTGACCGACGCGCTCACCCAGCTGATCGAGCGCCGGCGCGACCTCGACTTTCCCTGGTTTCCGGCGCGCGTGGTCTGCCACGACATTCTCGGCCAGACGGCCCTGGTGGACCTGGCCGGCCTGCGTGACGCAATTGCCGAGAAGGGCGGCGACCCGGCGAAGATCAATCCGGTGGTGCCGACGCAGTTGATCGTCGACCACTCGCTGGCGGTGGAATATGGCGGCTACGACAAGAATGCGTTCGCGAAGAATCGCGCGGTGGAAGACCGGCGCAACGAGGACCGCTTTCATTTCATCGACTGGACCAAGAAGGCCTTCAAGAATGTCGATGTGATTCCGCCGGGCAACGGCATCATGCACCAGATCAACCTGGAGCGGATGTCGCCGGTGGTCCACGCGGAAAACGGCGTCGCCTACCCGGATACCCTGGTGGGCACCGACAGCCACACCCCTCACGTGGATGCGCTGGGCGTGATTGCGATCGGCGTGGGTGGGCTGGAAGCCGAGAACGTCATGCTCGGTCGCGCATCGTGGATGCGGCTGCCGGATATCGTCGGCGTCGAACTGACCGGACGCCCGCAACCGGGAATCACGGCGACGGACGTGGTCCTGGCACTGACGGAATTCCTGCGCAAGGAAAAGGTGGTTGGCGCCTATGTCGAGTTCTATGGCGAAGGCGCATCGGCACTGACGTTGGGTGATCGCGCGACGATCTCGAACATGACGCCCGAATTTGGCGCGACGGCTGCCATGTTCTCGATCGATGCACAGACGATTGACTACCTGCGCCTGACCGGCCGTGACGATGCGCAGGTGAAACTGGTCGAAACCTATGCGCGCACCGCGGGTCTGTGGTCGGATGACCTCAGGACGGCCGAGTACGAGCGCACGCTGGCGTTCGACCTGTCGAGCGTCGTGCGCAACATGGCGGGCCCGTCGAACCCGCACAAGCGCCTGCCTACTTCCGCGCTGGCCGAACGCGGCATCGCCGGTCCCTGGGAAGACGTGCCGGGCCAGATGCCCGATGGTGCGGTGATCATCGCGGCGATCACCAGCTGCACGAATACCTCCAATCCGCGCAACGTGATTGCCGCTGGCCTTCTCGCCCGGAACGCGAATGCGCGCGGACTGGTGCGCAAGCCGTGGGTCAAGTCGTCGCTGGCGCCGGGATCCAAGGCCGTGCAGCTGTACCTGGAAGAAGCCGGGCTGTTGCCAGAGCTGGAGAAACTGGGCTTCGGCATCGTCGCTTTCGCCTGCACGACCTGCAATGGCATGAGCGGCGCGCTCGATCCGGCGATCCAGCAGGAAATCATCGATCGCGACCTCTACGCCACGGCCGTGCTGTCAGGCAACCGCAATTTCGACGGCCGCATCCATCCGTATGCCAAGCAGGCCTTCCTGGCATCGCCCCCGCTGGTGATCGCCTACGCCATCGCCGGCACGGTGCGGTTCGACATCGAGAAGGATGTGCTGGGTGTGGATGCCTCCGGCAACCCCGTCACGCTCAAGGACATCTGGCCCAGCGATGCGGAGATCGACGCCATCGTCGCCAGCAGTGTGAAACCGGAACATTTCCGCAAGGTATACGAGCCGATGTTCCGCTTCGCGGCGTCGCACGGCGAGAAGATCAGTCCGCTGTATGACTGGCGGCCGCAGAGCACGTACATCCGCCGCCCGCCGTACTGGGAAGGTGCTCTGGCCGGCGAGCGCACGCTCAAGGGCATGCGACCGCTCGCGGTTCTGGGCGACAACATCACGACGGATCACCTCTCGCCGTCGAACGCGATCCTGCCCGACAGCGCAGCCGGTGAATACCTCGCGCGCATGGGCCTGCCGGAAGAGGATTTCAATTCCTATGCGACCCATCGGGGCGACCACCTCACGGCGCAACGGGCCACGTTCGCCAATCCGAAACTGCTCAACGAAATGGTCGTCGTCGACGGCAAGGTGAAGCAGGGATCGCTGGCACGCCTGGAACCCGACGGCACCATCCTGCGCATGTGGGAGACGATCGAAACCTACATGGACCGCAAGCAGCCGCTCATCATCATCGCCGGTGCGGACTACGGCCAGGGATCGTCGCGTGACTGGGCGGCCAAGGGCGTTCGGCTGGCTGGCGTCGAGGCTATCGTGGCGGAAGGGTTTGAGCGCATCCATCGCACCAACCTCATCGGAATGGGCGTGTTGCCGCTGGAGTTCAAGCCGGGCACCGACCGCAAGACACTCGCCATCGATGGTACCGAGACCTTTGACGTGATCGGCACGCGCCAGCCCCGCACCGACCTGACGCTCGTCATTCACCGCCGCAATGGCGAGACGGTACAGGTACCGGTGACCTGCCGCCTCGATACGGCCGAAGAAGTGTCGATCTACGAGGCGGGCGGCGTGTTGCAGCGTTTCGCGCAGGATTTCCTCGAATCCTCCGCCTCGCAGGCCGCCTGA
- the prpF gene encoding 2-methylaconitate cis-trans isomerase PrpF has product MVYLPQLRIPATYMRGGTSKGVFFRLDDLPPAAQVPGEARDKLLLRVIGSPDPYGKQIDGMGGATSSTSKVVILSRSTRPDHDVDYLFGQVSIDRAFVDWSGNCGNLTAAVGSFAITNGLVDAGRIPRQGHCTVRIWQAQIGKTIVAHVPITDGAVQETGDFELDGVTFPAAEVQIEFLDPADEGDDGGAMFPTGNLVDDLDVPGVGTLKATMINAGIPTIFVNAQDIGYTGTELQGAINEDAKALAMFETIRAHGAVRMGLIANVADAANRQHTPKVAFVAKPASYVSSAGKTVAADDIDLLVRALSMGKLHHAMMGTAAVAIGTAAAVPGTLVNQAAGGGERHAVRFGHPSGTLRVGAEATNVGGQWTVKRAIMSRSARVLMEGWIRVPGD; this is encoded by the coding sequence ATGGTCTATCTGCCGCAACTCCGGATCCCGGCCACCTATATGCGTGGCGGTACCAGCAAGGGCGTGTTTTTCCGACTCGATGACCTGCCGCCGGCGGCCCAGGTGCCGGGCGAGGCGCGTGACAAACTGCTGCTGCGCGTCATCGGCAGCCCCGATCCGTACGGCAAGCAGATCGACGGCATGGGTGGCGCCACCTCAAGCACCAGCAAGGTGGTGATCCTGTCCCGCAGCACGCGCCCTGACCACGATGTGGACTACCTGTTCGGACAGGTGTCGATCGATCGCGCCTTCGTCGACTGGAGCGGCAACTGCGGCAATCTCACGGCGGCTGTGGGATCGTTTGCGATCACCAACGGGCTGGTCGACGCAGGCCGTATTCCCCGGCAGGGACACTGCACCGTGCGGATCTGGCAGGCGCAGATCGGAAAGACCATCGTGGCGCATGTCCCGATCACCGACGGTGCCGTGCAGGAAACCGGCGATTTCGAGCTGGATGGCGTGACATTCCCCGCGGCCGAGGTGCAGATCGAGTTTCTGGATCCGGCCGACGAGGGCGATGACGGCGGTGCCATGTTTCCGACCGGCAATCTCGTCGATGACCTCGACGTACCGGGCGTCGGTACGCTCAAGGCGACGATGATCAACGCCGGTATTCCGACCATCTTCGTCAACGCCCAGGACATCGGCTACACGGGCACTGAACTGCAGGGCGCCATCAACGAAGACGCCAAGGCCCTGGCGATGTTCGAAACCATCCGCGCCCATGGTGCCGTGCGCATGGGGCTCATCGCGAACGTCGCGGATGCGGCCAACCGGCAGCACACGCCGAAAGTGGCGTTCGTGGCGAAGCCGGCGAGCTATGTTTCCTCCGCGGGCAAGACCGTGGCTGCCGACGACATCGACCTGCTCGTCCGCGCGCTGTCGATGGGCAAGTTGCACCACGCCATGATGGGAACGGCGGCGGTAGCCATCGGTACCGCCGCGGCGGTACCGGGCACCCTGGTCAACCAGGCGGCCGGCGGCGGCGAGCGGCACGCGGTGCGCTTCGGGCATCCCTCGGGTACGCTGCGCGTCGGTGCGGAAGCCACGAACGTCGGCGGCCAGTGGACGGTCAAGCGCGCCATCATGAGCCGCAGCGCCCGCGTGCTGATGGAAGGCTGGATCCGCGTGCCGGGCGATTGA
- a CDS encoding HAD family hydrolase yields MPELTARKLLVLDLDETLVYATEIPLGHPEDFRVGPYYVYPRPHLTAFLADMQSLFDIGVWTASGERYAIQIVQRYFAPESLAFVWSSERCTLARDLESGNYLTLKNLKKLRRRGYLLEQIIAVDDTPSKYRRSYGNLVTVSEFTGDPGDAELPLLGRYLRSLAGVPNVRQIEKRRWRQQVAHLP; encoded by the coding sequence ATGCCGGAGTTGACTGCGCGGAAGTTGCTGGTGCTGGACCTGGACGAAACCCTGGTTTACGCCACCGAGATTCCGCTCGGCCATCCCGAGGACTTCCGCGTCGGGCCGTACTACGTCTATCCGCGACCCCACCTGACCGCGTTCCTGGCAGACATGCAGTCGCTGTTCGACATCGGGGTGTGGACGGCGTCCGGCGAGCGCTACGCCATCCAGATCGTCCAGCGGTATTTCGCGCCGGAATCGCTGGCGTTCGTGTGGTCGAGCGAACGCTGCACCCTGGCGCGGGACCTGGAATCCGGAAACTACCTGACCCTCAAGAACCTCAAGAAACTCCGGCGGCGCGGCTACCTGCTTGAGCAGATCATTGCCGTCGACGATACCCCGTCCAAGTACCGGCGCAGCTACGGTAATCTCGTCACGGTCAGCGAATTCACGGGCGACCCGGGGGATGCGGAATTGCCGCTGCTGGGGCGCTACCTGCGCAGCCTGGCCGGGGTGCCGAACGTCCGCCAGATCGAGAAACGCCGCTGGCGCCAGCAGGTCGCGCACCTGCCGTGA
- a CDS encoding SIS domain-containing protein, with translation MTQLLLRHRDAWKRCGGLDTAEEIAQQPAVWRALVHVLETQRGAIDRFLGDALRKPDQRVILTGAGTSAYIGEVVADELNAAWPAQVRAVASTSLLTHPDHYLERDKPTLLVSFARSGCSPESLAAVDLVARSVEAPRFLNITCNPDGDLAKRGAGRADTFNLLMPEGCCDRGFAMTSSFSTMLLAALAALGKESWATRLMRIHRLAMAAENALHDWAPRIAELAANALSRVVYLGSGPLEALAKESALKVLELTCGAALAMANTPLGFRHGPKSAVNADTLVVMFRSQSAVARAYERDLLAELRRDGVAGDVLTVGPAGSTGEGIDFPLALQELADTSDSWLAAVWVVMAQQYALQRSHALGLRPDSPFSDGTLNRVVQGVTIY, from the coding sequence ATGACCCAGCTCTTGCTTCGTCACCGCGATGCCTGGAAACGGTGCGGTGGACTGGATACCGCCGAGGAAATCGCGCAGCAGCCGGCCGTGTGGCGGGCCCTGGTCCATGTGCTGGAAACGCAGCGCGGCGCGATCGACCGGTTTCTCGGCGATGCCCTGCGTAAACCGGACCAACGCGTGATTCTCACGGGCGCGGGAACATCCGCCTACATCGGCGAAGTCGTCGCCGACGAGCTCAACGCCGCCTGGCCGGCGCAGGTGAGGGCAGTGGCCAGCACCAGCCTCCTGACCCATCCGGATCACTATCTGGAACGCGACAAGCCGACGCTGCTCGTATCGTTCGCACGCAGCGGGTGCAGCCCTGAAAGCCTGGCAGCGGTGGATCTGGTCGCCCGCTCGGTGGAGGCGCCGCGATTTCTGAACATCACCTGCAATCCCGACGGTGACCTGGCCAAGCGGGGCGCCGGGCGCGCGGACACGTTCAACCTGCTGATGCCCGAGGGCTGCTGCGATCGCGGTTTCGCCATGACCAGCAGCTTCAGCACCATGTTGCTGGCGGCACTGGCTGCGCTGGGCAAGGAGTCCTGGGCGACGCGGCTGATGCGCATCCATCGCCTGGCGATGGCCGCGGAGAACGCGCTGCACGACTGGGCGCCGCGCATCGCGGAACTGGCTGCCAACGCCTTGAGTCGCGTGGTCTATCTCGGCAGTGGCCCACTGGAAGCGCTGGCGAAGGAATCGGCGCTGAAGGTGCTGGAATTGACCTGCGGCGCTGCACTGGCGATGGCCAATACGCCCCTGGGGTTCCGTCACGGTCCGAAGTCGGCCGTGAACGCCGATACGCTGGTGGTGATGTTCCGCAGCCAGTCGGCCGTGGCGCGCGCCTACGAGCGGGACCTGCTGGCTGAGTTGCGCCGGGACGGCGTGGCCGGCGACGTACTCACCGTCGGGCCGGCCGGCAGCACCGGCGAGGGCATCGATTTTCCGCTGGCCCTGCAGGAACTGGCGGATACGAGCGACAGCTGGCTGGCGGCGGTGTGGGTCGTAATGGCGCAGCAGTACGCGCTGCAGCGCTCCCACGCGCTGGGCCTGCGGCCGGACTCGCCCTTCAGCGACGGCACGCTCAATCGCGTCGTGCAGGGCGTGACGATCTACTGA
- a CDS encoding ROK family protein, with the protein MESLLSHCYGIDIGGSKIELVACEASTLDVTHRRRIDTPGQDFDAFVTAIAALVDEADAVLGMAGDPRRCAPVGLGMPGVVDRATGRQLSSNVPALNGRRVGDVLRRRLARSVYFGNDCQCFALSEAQGGAAHGLPSMFGAILGTGAGGGFCVEGKLVAGHNGFAGEWGHCGVPAALLTQYGLPIFDCPCGLRGCLERYVAGPALTTLYRLRGGLDEASPATIVARADSGETAARVALDLHLDLLGHGLAALVLTLDPHAIVLGGGLSKLDHLYARLPEAIGRHLFEGAEVPPILRPAFGDAGGARGAALLARQRHDRSSDVASRDACTPETRPAHVISDSSPDRRAPARPCRRSP; encoded by the coding sequence ATGGAGAGCCTGCTTTCGCATTGCTACGGCATCGATATCGGCGGCAGCAAGATCGAGCTGGTCGCCTGCGAAGCGTCGACGCTGGATGTCACTCACCGCCGCCGGATCGACACCCCGGGGCAGGATTTCGATGCCTTTGTGACCGCCATCGCCGCCCTGGTGGACGAAGCCGATGCGGTGCTCGGCATGGCCGGTGATCCACGCCGGTGCGCGCCGGTAGGACTTGGCATGCCGGGCGTGGTCGACCGCGCCACAGGGCGCCAGCTCAGTTCGAATGTGCCGGCGCTCAACGGACGCCGCGTGGGCGATGTGTTGCGCCGGCGTCTGGCCCGGTCCGTGTACTTTGGTAATGATTGCCAATGTTTCGCATTGTCCGAGGCGCAGGGTGGGGCGGCGCACGGCTTGCCGAGCATGTTTGGCGCCATCCTGGGTACGGGGGCCGGCGGTGGATTCTGCGTCGAGGGAAAGCTGGTCGCCGGGCACAACGGCTTCGCCGGTGAGTGGGGGCATTGCGGCGTGCCGGCCGCGCTGCTCACCCAATACGGACTGCCGATATTCGATTGCCCCTGCGGCCTGCGCGGATGCCTTGAACGTTACGTCGCCGGGCCGGCTTTGACGACGCTCTATCGCCTGCGTGGCGGGCTGGATGAGGCATCGCCGGCGACGATAGTGGCGCGCGCCGATAGCGGCGAAACCGCCGCGCGGGTCGCCCTGGACCTGCATCTGGACCTGCTTGGCCACGGTCTCGCCGCGCTGGTGCTGACGCTTGATCCGCACGCCATCGTGCTCGGCGGCGGTCTGTCGAAGCTGGACCACCTCTACGCACGCCTGCCGGAGGCCATCGGACGCCACCTGTTCGAAGGCGCTGAAGTTCCGCCGATCCTGCGCCCGGCCTTCGGCGATGCCGGCGGCGCACGCGGCGCCGCCTTGTTGGCGCGCCAACGACACGATCGATCCTCCGACGTCGCATCCCGCGACGCCTGTACCCCAGAAACCCGGCCAGCCCATGTCATCTCTGATTCAAGCCCGGATCGCCGCGCACCGGCACGGCCATGCCGTCGGTCTCCCTAG
- a CDS encoding D-tagatose-bisphosphate aldolase, class II, non-catalytic subunit has translation MSSLIQARIAAHRHGHAVGLPSICCSHAQVLLAAMQVALAHDSPLLIEATSNQVDQFGGYTGMTPRQFRDYVEQLAAQQAFPSDRLVLGGDHLGPNTWQALPAVDAMAHARNLVAAYVQAGFQKIHLDCSMACGGDPPRLPDETVATRSAELARVAEATAQASGLPPPVYVIGTEVPVPGGESSLDGGVSVTRPDAAARTLAVHRHAFAEAGLVSAWQRVVAMVVQPGVDFDHSQVQPYDAAAAADLSAFIDTQPGLVFEAHSTDYQSEAALHALVRDHFAILKVGPAATFALREALFGLAAIENELLPIEQRSHLMDVLERVMLEDPRHWRRHYAGTATEQRLLRRYALSDRCRYYWTTPAVQQAVDTLLANLVRVPIPMTLLSQFLPEQAADVAAGRLAMQPEALIQHKIAGVLARYARACTRNTAVTSGRVHHRVKSAATP, from the coding sequence ATGTCATCTCTGATTCAAGCCCGGATCGCCGCGCACCGGCACGGCCATGCCGTCGGTCTCCCTAGCATCTGCTGCAGCCATGCGCAGGTACTGCTTGCCGCCATGCAGGTGGCACTCGCGCACGACAGCCCGTTGCTGATCGAGGCGACGTCGAACCAGGTGGACCAATTCGGCGGGTACACCGGAATGACGCCGCGGCAGTTTCGCGACTATGTGGAACAGCTGGCGGCGCAACAGGCGTTCCCATCCGATCGGCTGGTTCTGGGAGGCGATCACCTCGGACCCAACACCTGGCAGGCATTGCCCGCCGTCGACGCGATGGCGCACGCCAGGAACCTCGTCGCGGCCTACGTGCAGGCGGGTTTCCAGAAGATCCACCTCGACTGCAGCATGGCCTGCGGAGGCGATCCGCCGCGCCTGCCGGATGAAACCGTCGCGACCCGTTCGGCCGAGCTGGCGCGGGTGGCCGAGGCCACGGCGCAGGCGAGCGGCTTGCCGCCGCCCGTCTATGTGATTGGCACCGAAGTGCCGGTGCCGGGGGGCGAATCGTCGCTGGACGGCGGCGTTTCCGTCACCCGGCCGGATGCTGCCGCCCGCACACTGGCGGTTCATCGCCACGCCTTCGCCGAAGCTGGCCTGGTGTCGGCCTGGCAGCGCGTCGTCGCCATGGTGGTGCAGCCGGGCGTGGATTTTGATCACAGCCAGGTGCAGCCCTACGACGCGGCGGCTGCGGCCGACCTGTCAGCCTTCATCGACACCCAGCCGGGGCTGGTGTTCGAGGCACACTCGACCGACTACCAGTCCGAGGCCGCGTTGCACGCCCTGGTGCGCGATCACTTCGCCATCCTGAAGGTGGGGCCGGCGGCGACCTTTGCCTTGCGTGAGGCCCTGTTCGGGCTGGCTGCCATCGAGAACGAGTTGCTACCCATCGAGCAGCGATCACACCTGATGGACGTACTCGAACGCGTCATGCTGGAAGATCCGCGCCATTGGCGGCGGCACTATGCCGGCACCGCCACCGAGCAACGCCTGTTGCGGCGCTACGCCCTGAGCGACCGCTGCCGCTACTACTGGACGACGCCCGCCGTGCAACAGGCGGTGGATACGCTGTTGGCGAATCTGGTTCGCGTGCCGATACCGATGACACTGCTGAGCCAGTTCTTGCCGGAGCAAGCCGCCGATGTGGCCGCCGGCCGCCTCGCCATGCAGCCGGAGGCCCTGATCCAGCACAAGATCGCCGGCGTGCTGGCGCGGTATGCGCGCGCCTGTACGCGGAACACCGCGGTGACGTCGGGCCGCGTGCACCATCGGGTGAAGTCGGCGGCAACGCCATAA
- a CDS encoding DeoR family transcriptional regulator, translating into MRNTSRRREQILCQLVETGSVHVAELVVRFGVSAVTIRGDLEQLESQGLAVRNHGGATLMRMPPQEHSMRQKDTLHAAQKDAIGAAAAQFVQPGDNIIIDSGTTTMPLARRLRDATDVTVMTNGLNIAWELADAPGVRLILTGGTLRKQSLSLQGAQAEACLNEYNFDTLFLGVDGLDLKFGLTTHHEAEARLNHRMVERARRVIVVSDASKFGRVSLHRIALLDRVDIVVTDPAITAEYREGLERQGVTVVVATVEVPLPVDPG; encoded by the coding sequence ATGCGCAATACGAGTCGACGACGCGAACAGATCCTGTGTCAGCTGGTCGAGACTGGCAGCGTCCACGTGGCAGAGCTGGTAGTGCGGTTCGGCGTCTCGGCCGTGACCATTCGCGGCGATCTCGAACAACTGGAATCGCAAGGCCTGGCAGTGCGTAATCACGGCGGCGCCACCTTGATGCGCATGCCGCCGCAGGAGCACAGCATGCGGCAGAAGGACACGCTCCATGCCGCGCAGAAGGACGCCATCGGCGCTGCCGCCGCACAGTTCGTGCAGCCGGGTGACAACATCATTATCGATTCGGGCACGACGACGATGCCCCTGGCGCGCCGCCTGCGCGACGCGACCGATGTGACGGTCATGACCAACGGGCTGAATATCGCGTGGGAACTGGCCGATGCGCCCGGCGTCCGTCTCATCCTGACCGGTGGCACGCTGCGCAAGCAGTCGCTTTCGCTGCAGGGCGCGCAGGCCGAAGCGTGCCTGAACGAATACAACTTCGACACCTTGTTCCTGGGCGTTGACGGCCTTGATCTGAAATTCGGGCTGACGACTCACCACGAGGCCGAAGCGCGGTTGAACCATCGCATGGTGGAACGCGCGCGGCGCGTCATCGTGGTCAGTGATGCATCCAAGTTCGGTCGCGTCAGCCTCCACCGCATCGCGCTGCTCGATCGCGTGGATATCGTGGTGACCGACCCTGCCATCACAGCAGAGTACCGCGAAGGGCTCGAACGGCAGGGTGTAACGGTGGTCGTCGCCACGGTCGAGGTGCCACTGCCGGTGGATCCCGGTTGA
- a CDS encoding sugar porter family MFS transporter, whose product MNATVIAAAPAVSTTRYMRYLLFIAGMGGLLYGIDIGIIAGALPYLEATASQAWKLSTQQLGFIVAAVLLGSVVSSLFAGALADLVGRRGAMVLSGALFTVSIPLIALADGYGPLLGGRLLQGISGGLIGVVVPLYLAECLGADHRGRGTGLFQLMLTIGLVVAALIGLYQAQAVDALAATASPETLAVAKDQAWRRIFWMCLTPGVVFTLGSLLLSESPRWLLSRGRVDAARAALRRGTDESRAEAEWQAMRQSREEQVSRDGSSLWRRRYVLPFLLACLILACTQATGINSILAYAVNILQSAGLPGATANSADVAIKVINAVMTVLAVGLVDRKGRRFLLMLGSGGIVAALLMAALLFTRAESGRVDQRAWVQAQVQADALELPLDASRWHSLAAHAGNAVQQLTVSYSYGSFTNVQTFRSDVPAQVIQISRTDVVQPDGPVGAFFRRLHLNPFANPASAAAAPLVIEQALVGPVPTVTHGWWVAASIFAFVAFFAVGPGVCVWLALSELMPTRIRSNGMSIALLINQFVSTTIAAVFLPTVGRHGYAAMFLFWAACTGVYFVAVWLLLPETKGRTLEQIEAVFARR is encoded by the coding sequence ATGAACGCCACTGTGATTGCCGCTGCACCGGCAGTATCCACCACGCGCTACATGCGCTACCTGTTGTTCATCGCCGGCATGGGCGGGCTGCTCTATGGCATCGACATCGGCATCATCGCCGGGGCCCTGCCGTACCTGGAAGCCACGGCGTCCCAGGCGTGGAAGCTGAGCACGCAGCAACTGGGCTTCATCGTTGCGGCGGTCCTGCTGGGGAGCGTGGTGTCCTCGCTGTTTGCCGGTGCATTGGCTGACCTTGTCGGACGCCGCGGAGCAATGGTGTTGAGCGGCGCCTTGTTCACCGTGAGCATTCCGCTGATTGCGCTGGCCGATGGCTACGGCCCGCTGCTTGGCGGGCGGCTGCTCCAGGGCATCAGTGGCGGACTGATCGGCGTGGTCGTGCCCTTGTACCTGGCCGAATGCCTGGGCGCGGATCATCGCGGTCGCGGAACGGGGCTGTTCCAGCTGATGCTGACGATCGGCCTGGTGGTGGCGGCACTGATCGGGCTGTACCAGGCGCAGGCGGTGGATGCGTTGGCCGCCACTGCTTCGCCGGAAACGCTCGCCGTGGCCAAGGATCAGGCCTGGCGCCGCATTTTCTGGATGTGCCTTACGCCGGGCGTGGTATTCACCCTGGGCAGCCTGCTGCTCAGTGAATCACCGCGCTGGTTGCTGAGCAGGGGACGCGTGGACGCGGCCCGCGCTGCGCTTCGTCGTGGCACCGACGAAAGCCGGGCCGAAGCCGAGTGGCAGGCGATGCGCCAGAGTCGCGAGGAGCAGGTATCGCGCGATGGCTCGTCGCTATGGCGCCGGCGTTATGTCCTGCCGTTCCTCCTGGCCTGCCTGATCCTGGCCTGCACGCAGGCCACCGGCATCAATTCCATCCTCGCGTATGCGGTGAACATCCTGCAGTCCGCCGGACTACCGGGTGCGACCGCGAACAGCGCGGATGTCGCCATCAAGGTCATCAACGCCGTGATGACGGTGCTCGCCGTCGGGCTGGTGGACCGGAAAGGGCGGCGCTTCCTGCTCATGCTCGGCAGTGGCGGCATCGTCGCGGCCTTGCTGATGGCGGCGTTGTTGTTCACCCGCGCCGAGTCGGGCCGTGTCGACCAGCGCGCGTGGGTGCAGGCGCAGGTGCAGGCTGACGCGCTGGAATTGCCGCTCGATGCGTCGCGCTGGCATTCGCTGGCGGCGCATGCGGGCAACGCCGTGCAGCAGCTGACGGTGTCCTATTCCTACGGCAGTTTCACCAACGTGCAGACGTTCCGCAGCGATGTCCCCGCGCAGGTGATCCAGATTTCGCGCACCGATGTCGTGCAGCCCGACGGGCCTGTCGGTGCCTTTTTCCGCCGGCTGCATCTCAATCCGTTCGCCAACCCGGCCTCCGCGGCGGCGGCGCCACTGGTGATCGAGCAGGCCCTCGTCGGACCTGTTCCGACCGTGACCCACGGCTGGTGGGTCGCGGCCAGCATCTTCGCCTTCGTCGCGTTCTTCGCGGTAGGCCCCGGCGTCTGCGTGTGGCTGGCTCTGTCGGAACTGATGCCCACGCGCATTCGTTCCAACGGCATGAGCATTGCGCTCCTGATCAACCAGTTCGTCTCCACGACGATCGCTGCTGTCTTTCTGCCCACCGTGGGCCGCCACGGCTATGCCGCGATGTTCCTTTTCTGGGCTGCCTGTACCGGCGTCTACTTCGTAGCGGTATGGCTGCTGTTGCCGGAGACAAAGGGACGCACGCTGGAGCAGATCGAGGCCGTGTTCGCGCGCCGGTGA